A segment of the Aureliella helgolandensis genome:
TCCTGCACTGCTTGCGATGGGGAACCGCACCGAGTCACCAGAGTGCCTCGTTGAACAGGCCGTCAATGCGGCACTGCAGCAAACGTTTGACGAGGCCGAGAAGCTTCTGCTCAGCCGACTTGGCGATGTAACACTCGCCAAGTTAAGCGCCGATTGCCATGTGCGAATCGTTGCTCGTGGTCGTAAACGCAAATCCAAAGGGCATACTCATGGATAAGGATAAATACTTCGCTGAGACTGCGTTCTCCGACACTGATGCAGTCGCACGATACACCGAAGGACCACTACGATTCGTGCCGGGATTTGCAGACATGCAGCGGATGGCGAGCTTGCTGTTGGCGGAGCGGGTCCCTGAAGATGGTCGCGTCCTCATTGTCGGGGCAGGTGGCGGGTTGGAGCTGAGAGCTTTTGCAGAGGCTCAGCCGAGCTGGTGCTTCGACGGAGTTGATCCCTCCGCTGAGATGCTTGCGTTAGCCGAACAAACCATGGGGCCGCTCGCATCGCGCGTTCACTTACACCACGGCATCATCGACATTGCGCCAGACGGCCCATTCGATGCAGCAACTTGCATCCTGACGATGCACTTTGTCGAACGTGAAGAACGTCGACGAATGGCGGCCGAGATTCGCACGCGCCTGCAACCTGGCGCACCATTCGTTGCGGCTCATCTGAGCATTCCGCAAAGTGATGGAGAACGGGCTGTGTGGCTGTCGCGATACGCTGCCTTTGCAGTGGGCTCCGGTGTCGAATCTGAGAATGCCAACAAAGCGCGCGAGGCAGTCGATTCGCAGCTATCGATCCTCACGCCGGAAGAGGACGAGGCAATCCTGCGAGAGTCAGGATTCTCAAACGTCAGTCTGTTCTACGTCGGCTTCGCCTTTCGTGGCTGGGTGGCTTATGCCTGATCCGAGTCGATGAGATCAGAATATAGATCCGGGTGAGCAGGGAGTCTCATGAACGCCAGCGGTTTAAACGAGAAATCCACAATCAATTTCAACTCGGGAATACATAGTTCTCTCAGGTGATATGGCAATGAAGAGGTTTTCAGTTTTGACAATGCTCCTAGCAATTACAGCCAGCATCGCAGGATGCAGCCAGCAAGAGGAATCCACAATGGCTGACGCCAAGAACAGTACTCAGCTAGGTAGCAAATCAGCGCAGCAAAACAACGCTCAACAAGAGAAACCAGCCCTACATGACGGCGTACATCACCATGCGTTTGCCAATCCTGCCGAACTTGCAAGGAAATGGAATGACCCGGAACGTGATTCCTGGCAGCGTCCTGATCAGATCATTGAGGCGATGTCCCTTGAACCGGGAGCGACTGTCGCTGACATCGGCGCAGGAACCGGATACATGGTGTCGCACCTGAGTAATTCAGTTGGCGAATACGGAACTGTCATCGCCATTGATGCAGAGCCTGCGATGGTCGAGTACCTATCCGCACAAAAGTCGAAACTTGGCCCAGCGACCATCGTGCCGAAAAAAGTTAGCTCGAGCAATCCTGAACTGCCGTCGGCGAGTGTTGACGGCGTCTTAATACTCGATACGTGGCATCACGTCGCGGGCCGAGAAGCCTATGCAAAAAAGGTGCACGACGGCTTGAAGCATGGAGGGCGGTTCGTGATTGTCGACTACGAAGTTGGTGCAGACGTTGGTCCGCCAGAGAAAATGCGACTTTCACCAGAACAAGTGAGCAAGCAACTCGAATCAGCAGGATTTCGAGTCGAGGTAGTGAAGGAATCCATGCCACGGCACTACCTCGTCGTGGGACATAAAGACGAAAATGACGAGCAAAAACTCAATAAATCAATTCCTTCGCACCGGCAAGGGCTTCCGAGTGCGGAAGATGTCAAACGCTTCTTTGCCGACCCAATGGCGCGGGCGAAAAAGTGGAACGACCCAGAGCGTGACAAGTGGCAGCAGCCGGGCGAAATTGTTGCGGCACTGAATTTGCGGCCGGGAATGACTGTTGCGGATATCGGTGCGGGAACCGGCTACATGGTGGCTCGATTGAGTAAGGCAGTCGCCGAGCATGGCACGGTCATCGCAATCGATACTGCAGAGGAAATGGTTGCATACCTGAACGATCGCAGCGCTGATTTAGGGCCGGCGAAGATCGTAGCGAAGAAAGTTGGTTACAGCGATCCGGAGTTACAAACGGCCAGCGTGGACAGAGTGTTGATGTTGGATACGTGGCTTCATTTACGTGACCAAGAAGATTATGCCACGAAAGTGTTTGCCGGATTGAAACGCGGCGGCAGGTTCGTGGTGGTGGACTATGCAGTTGACGCGGAGGTCGGCCCGCCCAGCGTGATGCGACTGTCAACGGACCAAGTGAGTAAGCAACTCGAATCAGTTGGCTTTCGGGTAGAAGTGGTGCGCGAGTCCATGCCTCATCACTATGTCGTTGTCAGTATCAAGGATTAGTGACGTTCGCTGTGCCCAGTGGATTCAATGCCACAACTGGCACGGCATCGCTCAAGGAGATTATTCGCCGAACGTATCTTCCAGCTGTCGCTGGTAATGATCTTCCGCATCGGACCGGTACTCCGGTTTGAAGTAGAGGCTTGATTTCCCAAAATCAAGAATGAATGGTGGTTTGACGATAGTCATTTCGATAACCATTAGTTCATCTGACCAGTCGATCAACTGAGGGAAGTTGAATCCACGGATTGCTGTCACACTGTGGTCATCAAGGATTCAGTAGCATCCCAGCTCATTTTCGAAATTTCTACGTCGTTCAAACACTTTTATCGCAGAAACGCCGCCCTGAATTTGCCAAACATACCCCTCCTGCCCGCAACCGAAGCTAGAGTTGAACACCGGTTTGCGACCCTGGGATTTTCGGCAATACTCGCTTGCCTTCGCCCTAAATTGAGATTCTGACAATGTCCCACCCCCGAAAACAGCATTCCGCGAACGTCGATTTACGCATGACGATCGACGGACGCGTTTTCAGTCTAACCCAAGTTGGACCAAACCACGCAATTCTCGAACAAGCTACGTCAATACCGTCCGATTCGAGTGCTTTAATCGATGTCGTAATCGATGACAAGACCCTGACACGGGAAGTAGTTCTCTATGACGGGGCAAGTGACAAATCGAGACGGGTTGAGTTTTTCTAGTTAATCCCTTCCTTGGCTCGGATCAGCAATTGCGTTTTCATTAGCTCTGGCAGATTCGGCCATAGACTGATCAGCTCGGTCAAACCGTCTGAAATGTTACCACCGAGAGATCCAACCTGCGTTTTTCCTCGGTTTTCTGCAGCATGTTCGCTTCCTGCCGGGTGCTAGAGAAACCGTAGGGAAATCAGCTTTTCTCTCGGTTTTTCTTATGGAATCAACTGACTGGTGTCAGTTCGTAAATTCTACGCTGGCTCGCGTTCGGGGCACTGTCGGTCGCTGGCTCGTGACAGAAGCGCTGACAATTGTTCGGCTGTATCTTGCTCTGCTCCTGGCATCAAATGGCCATAGGTGTCGAGCGTCAGGGGATGCTCGAGTGACGCATTACCGATTGAATCACCTTGATGCTAACTCCCGCGCTGGCGAGCCAGACGCCGCAGGTGTGACGGAGTGCGTGGAAATCAAGGCACCCACCGGACTCCGATCGTGGCCACAGGAAGTCAGGCGATGGGGAGGGAGGATCCGTCTCGATTCAAGCAGCCCTTGCAAGCTCCAAATCAGAGTAGAGCATTTTTGCAGACTTTGCGCGCAGCCTGAAAGGCAGTTCTCCCTCCAGTCTCTTGCGCAAGCCAGCAGACACATACTGCTTCGCCGACCTGCCAAACTTCGTGTGTTGTGCGTCGAGGTGCAAGTGATCGGTGCGAAGCGACGTGGATGCCAAACTTCGAAGCTCTGATGCGCGTACGCCAGTAGCGATGGCCGTCTCATAAATCAGCCCGTTGGGAGTGCGCGCCAGCTAGTACCATTCGGCTTGCGTCAAAAAACTTCTGCGTTTCTTTAGGGCTCACTCGAAGTTGGGGCGCTTGATCGCAGCCAGTGGATCGCGAATTAAAGCGACTCGCAATTGCGTTCGCCATCGCGAAAAGCCCTTGTTGGAAGTCAGGTAATGCCCCTGGGTGCGCAGGCCTATCGAATTTCCTCTTGGGCTAATAAATGTACGGACCATGTTTTTGACGGCAATGCGGTCGATCTCTCGGGGGGAGGTGTAACCCAGGGCATCCACGACTCGACGAATTTTTACCTCAGTTTCATCGCGGTATTGTTGTGTGCTTCCTCCCAGGGTTGTCAGCTTGCCTGCGAAATTGGCTGCTGCAATCGACGGTATCCAGCGCGAGCCGCAACGATTGCAACCATCGATTTGTGTTTGGGTTTACCGATGTATGGTGCTTTGGATTCAGGCATCCTCGTCGTCTGCATCCAACAGTTTAGCCTTTAGAGCCTCGAGTTCAGCGAGGTGCGGTAATGCGTACTTTTTGAGTTCGTAGCGCATGCGAAAGTAGCTCGACGTCATCATGATGATGAACAGCGGGATAAAAAACGCGTAAAACCAAATGTGTTTGGAGGGTTCAGCTTGGAAGAAGCCAATCAACAAACTGACACCTAGCGGTACGACGCAGAACCATATGTAGCTACGCATCTGAGCGAATTTGTAGTTGAGTTGTGCTATCGACTTATCAATGACTCCCGACAGGCTGTCATCAAACTGAACTTCTGCTCGCTGTCTTTGTAATCGCCCAAACCAAATGTAGGCCGCCGCACCCAGGCAAAGGCTGCTGGTTACTATCTGGTATTTATTTTCCCCGACCAGCAGTGGCTCTTTCAGGGCAAGCAGGCCAACACCGATCAAGGCTCCCATGAGAGCCAGCTCGAAGATGCTGTTTTCACGCCCCACCTTTTGACTTCGCTTGCGAACCGAGTCCAGCACCCGGTCCGTATCTAGAGGTGAATTCGATTGGCTATTTTGGCACTTCCAAATAGCTTGGAGATCTTCAAACTTCATTTTCAATCTCACTCGCACGTTGCGAAAGGTGCTTTTTAATTCGATTCAATTTGACGCCTACGTTATTGACGGAGACCCCAAGCGTGTCCGCGATCTCTTGGTAGCTGAAGCCATCTAGCATCATCAGCGTAAGTGATCTGTCGATGTTATTCAGAAGGCCGATCTGCTCATAGAGCCATTCCAGGCGTGGGTCGGACGGCTCCGAACTGCTGTTTAGCAAGGGGGCTATATGACTCAGTTCGTTGCGCTGTTTCTGGCGTGTCTTCTCTTTCCGAGACCAACTGATGGCGGTGTTCAATCCAACGCGATAGATCCAAGTTGTCTCGGCTGCCGTTTCACTATTGTAACGCTCGGCGGAACGCCAAAGCTGAAAGACAATCTCTTGAAAGAGATCTTCGCGATCGTGGGGCGTGAAGGAGAAAGTGCGTACGATCTTCAGCAACAGACCTTGGTGCTTGGTCAGCCAATCGTGAAGGAGTCGGTCTTTCAGAGTGCTATTCAAAATGCCTGACTTTAGTTCACGAGATCTGGGACTACCTAACTATTCGCACGTCCCTACGCCTTTCTTACAGAAACTAACAAATTTTTCTTTTTGCGACCTACCTGTAACTTTTCGCGATTCGCCCGCGAATAGTTGAGTAAACGAGCAAGTCTGCCAAGAGGTCCGAAAAGACCTTACCCATTTATTACAACGAGTAGTGGAGCAATGAAATGTCAAAATGTCGCCGCCAGATCTTAGTTGCCATTGTTTCTGGGGATGTCCCTTGCGTTGTTAAAACTGTTGGTGGTCTCGCTGGCTAAAGGGTACTGGAAAAGGTCTTTAGGATCAAACAGGTGGTGGAACTAAAGTGATGGGGCCCGTGCCGTCGCCGGAGCCGTAGGCGACGGCACGGGCCCCGACGGCGGCTTTGTTGGTGTAGCCTCGTGTTCTCTCGCTAGGGCGGCAATCAGCTTAGGTAGTTCCTTGTGGCCGCTGATTCGATGGAACCCCTTTTCGGCCTCAAGCAGTGCGTAGGACAGCCAGCGACTCGCCTGATCCGTGTCGGCTCGGAATCGTGTTACACGCCCCAAGCGGCGACGCGTGTTCAGGAAGGAGTTCTCAATCGCGTTGGTACTTAGCAGTGAACGATGGAGCGTGTTTGGCACTTCGAGTCGGTGTAGGGCTAGCAGGTCCTCACCGGCCTCATGAAGGCTCTTAAACGCTTCGGCATTGAGAGGCTCAAGGAACGCCTCTAGCTCGCCGACGACCTCTTGTGCGGCGGTATAGCCCTGCACGCTACGGAGTCGTCTAAACAGTCGAGCGAGTTCGCCCGTATGACGCTTCGATAGCTTGCCACGGATGTTGCGTTCCTTGTGAACTAAGCAGCGTTGGATGACCGAGTCGGGGAAGTGCTCCTTGACCGCTTTGCGAAGCACATCGCTGCCATCCAGGACTGCCAGTAAGCGCTGCGAGCAAGTAAAGCCGCGACGGGCCAAGCGAGCAAGCAATTCATTGGATACAACTGCATTTTCACTACTGCCCAGCGCAAAGTCGAGCACATGCTTGCAGCCTTCAGAATCAATACCGAGAGCAACCACTGCCGTCTGGTCTGAGCTTAGCCGGATACCATCGAGCATCAGAATGCACCACGTATGCCTCGACAGATCACGGCTGCGTAGCTCGTCGATCAATCGTGTTCCCGCCTCTTGCCATAGACGCGAGACGCTCGAGCGGCTTACGCCTGGCGACTTCGGCTTCACCACGGACATTTGTCGAGTGCTGACCCCAGACATCAACGCTTGAATTACAGCCTTCTCAAGCTGCTCAGGATCGTTGGCGGAGGCGTAGCTGATCAGCTCCACTTCGCGGCTTCCACCCGCCTCCTGACGCTCGCGAACTCGCGGACGCGTCACCGACTCCCGTTCCCCTTCGACCAAGATGCGGCCCGCGGCGCTACCAGCTCGATAGGTCCGACAATCGCTCGGGGCATGCTTTGGGCCGCACAGTTCAGCCACTTCGGCAGCCATTACCTCACAGGCCATCTTCACGATCGAGCCCCGTAAGAATTCGCGAAACACTTCGCCAACTTCAGCGTTCGAAACTTGCCCAAGCTCGCGCAACAAACTAGATTCAGTCATGGTGGTCTCCCCGTCGGCGGTAACCGACGTAAATTGGAAAATGCAGAAGGCAATATATTGCCTTCTGGGAGACCACCTTTCAACTTTTAACAACGATTGGGACGCTTCCTTGTTTCTGCCACTCTTACCTTGTTGTCCGCTTGGATAGTACGAGCTGAGGATACGCAGAACGCGCGCACGCAACCAGTCACGATCAGCGAGCGCGCCCTGCAGCTGCTGAGTGCGGAATTGGCCCGCTACGTTGAACAAGATAGGACCGTTGGGGCAGAGTTGTTGGTGATTCAAGCTGACAAGGTTTTGCTGCACGAGTCTTTGGGCTACTCCGATCGCGAGTCCGAGAGGAAGTGGCAAAACAACACCGTTTGCAACATTCGCTCCATGACCAAGTCGCTCACCTCGGCGGCCGCTCAAATACTGATCGATCGCGGTGAGTTACAGGTAGACGCACCCGTGGCCAAGTACTTACCCAGCTTTCGAACGGAAGCGACTCGAGCGATCACGGTGCAACATGTACTCACTCATCGATCGGGTCTTCCTTTGACGATTCTGCAATCTCCGAAGGATTTCTCTTCACTCTCCGAGCAGGTTGCAGCCTCCGCACAAGCTGAGTTGCAGTTCGAGCCCGGCACTAAATTCTGGTATAGCGACGCAGGTGCTGATGTAGTCGCCGCTTTGGTGGAGAAGGTCTCGGGAGAGACAATGGATCAATTCGTTCAACGCGAATTAATAAAGCCTCTCGGAATGCAAAATACCTTTTACGGTATAGATTCAGGGCATCCGCGGTTTCAGGACATCGCAACGCTGTACTTAGGCGGACCGAAGAGTTGGTCGGCCTTCTGGAAGACAAGCGATGATTTGTTCTATCCCTTCGCCTGGGGATCACAGACGCTCTATTCAACGGCTACCGACTACACCAAGTTCCTTTCCATGTTGCTGAACCGTGGTCAGATTGGCGAAAGGAGTGTATTAAATACCTCAGCCATCCGCCGCATGGTCGATCCGACTTCGCGATTGACGGGCATGGGAACGGAGAAGCCCATGCCGACGGGCTTTCGAGGATTGCAGGCTTACTACGGACAAATGTTGGTGACTTACCGAGTCGATGAGAATTCGCCGGTTGTCGCATTCGGACACAGTGGGTCTGACGGCACCATCGCTTGGGCGTGGCCTAAACACAATCTGATCATCGCCTACTTCACACAATCACGCGGCGGACAGACGCCGCTTCGCATGGAGGCCGCCATCGATCGCTTGTTGTTCAGTGGTGCTGACGACGGTCAAGTTGCTGAGCGTTTGAAGCCCTATATGGGCCAATTTACCGCCAACTTCGCACAGTTTCAAAACGAAGAGTTTACAGTTTCGGCACAAGGCGAGAAGCTCTACTTGGATGTACCCAGTCAGATGACTTTTGAATTGCTCGAACCCGAGCAAGGTAACCTCTGGGCCTTCGCCATGGCTCCAGACAAGATTCAAGTCGAGTTCGTTCGCGACGCAGAGGACGCCATCGTCGCGTTACGTATGCATCAAGCTGGTCATACAACTGAAGTGCCACTCAAAACCACCGAAGGTTCCAAGGAAGAGTCGACGGAGACAAACACTAAGTCTATGCCTAGGAAGGCCGAGTTGCCAACGGCGGAAGCAATCATCGCGAAGTTTGTGGAAGTCACCGGTGGTCGATTCGCTTACGAGGCGTCTTCCTCGATGTCGAACCAAGGTAGTTTGGTGATTCCTCGGGCTGGCATCAAGGGAAGCTTTGAACTCATTTATGCGAACGGCGGCAAGTGGTGTATGCAGAGTGATCTGGGCGCTACGGGCATGGAGAAATCAGGTAGCGACGGTCAAGTTGCATGGGCACAAGCGGGGGCGGCTCCTGCGCGGAAGTTACAAGGTGCTGAGCTTTTGCAGGCTCAACAAGAAGCTGATCTGCAAGCGCGGCTTCATCCGAAAAAGTATTACGAGTCCATGAAGACAATCGGAATTGAAAAGATCCAAGATGAAGATTGTTATCGTGTCGAGTTAAAGTCTTCCAGCGGTGACGTGACGATCGAATATTTCTCAACCGTAACGGGGTTTCTCGTTCGAAGAAGATCCAAGCAATCTCTACCAGTTGGCAAAATCGATGTCATCGAGGAATTCGCCGACTATCGCGCTGCCGGTGACCGCATCGCCTGGCACACATCCGTTAAACATTTGCCCGGCGGAATCGATGTTATCATCAAGCTAGAGAAGGTCCAATTCAATCAGCCCATTGACGCAGCACGCTTCAAGTTGCCGTAGAAGCTTTTTTGCTCACCTCGCCAGAGCGTGCTTGCAAACTAACGGAAGTATCGACCGTAAGCGAAAGGCACTCGGAATTGTGCGTCATGTTCGTTGACTGGACTGGCGAGGACTTCGGCAAATTACTGGTAGCGTGCCTCCATTGTTAAACCTTGCCAACCCGGAAGTTAGATAAGCAACCAGCCTGGAGAATTTCGCGGAAATGGTATGGTACTTTTTGTCTTAGCGGCGTTTTTGACCGACTCTTTCTTCGGGCCGAAATTTCCTACACTGAGAGCGATGCAACCTCCGTAGGGCTGAGAATTCATCGAATCGCGTCCAAGCCGCAAGGATGGAAGTTTCTCCGGCAGATTTAGAGCGGAAAGTTCCCTTGCCAGGCTGCTCATGAGGGCGTGTCAGGGGCATCGAAGTGCTAGGCGAAATGACGGTTTGACATGAGTCACGAAAGCAGTCGGTCGCCGACCGTCAGGCTTTGCTCAACTACTCGCCGCGAGGTATGGCGGACCGTCGTCCAAGTGAGCTGTGTCTGCTAAGTCTGCTGCCTCTCGCTCTTTTTCGATCGTGCGGACCGGTCTCGGTTTGATTTGACTTCCTGCCAGCGGTGTGGACCGACAGGTTTTCCACTACGGCGATTCCCGGCTGCTACAGCCGCCGCTATGTCGACATCTGCCTGGCTCTCAACTTCCGAGTGTAGCAGCCGTTCGACTATCCGAACTGCCGCCGCTCAAATGCACATCCAGCTCGCTGTTGAGCATTCGTTCCAGGACCGACTTCAGCAACGAACGCATGACCACCTGGAGCTCATTTAACGGCGTGGTGTTACCAGCCAGCTCCTTCGCAAACTCCTCTGCCTTCCTCGTCGACATCACGTCCATGCTCCAAGCTCCTTAAATAAATGTGGTTTAAAGAACACTCTCATATGCTAGCCAAACACAAATCTAATTATAGGCCTCGTTCCTGGCGAGTTTCTAATCATCCCCGACGCGGGGCGGCAGAAGGAGTCTTCGCGCGAGCTGTGGGATCAACGTCTATTTTGCCTGCAGCGACGTGCCAGTTACCTTCCAACAAGCCGCCAGTCGGCTCGCCACCACCAGAAACGGCCTCGGGGATTCGAATGCTGAAAAGTGGGCGCGCCCGCTATTCGGCACTCGAATCCTTTGAGTTGAGTAGATTGTCTGGTACACTCCCTGGAAGTCAAATTTCCTATCGGTCAGTGTCAGTATCAGTCAGTTATCAGTTTTTTCCTATCAGTTTTTTCCTATCAGTCAGTATCAGTCAGTATCAGTCATAGGAGCCACGCATGCCGGATCCCACGAACCTCGTCGGTACGTACGTCAACTATGTCATCAAGCCGATCATGTCCGACTCGCCGGCAATGGCGTTGCTGGTCGTCAACGGCGCGCTGCCCAATCAAGTCGACAACGTCGCCGGCCAGATCTGGACTGATCCGCCACCGCCGATGCCGCCGCGCCCGGGTGTGATTCCGCAGATGGGCGCACACCGCGCGCCCGCACCGGCACCTGGTATGGGCGGCCACCGCGGCGTCGTCAGCGGCTTCACCCGCAGCGCATCGACCTGGCCCTTCTTCTTCCTGAAGTACGTGCCCGGACGCACGACCGTCGCGCCGCTAGGCCACGGCGTGCTCACCGGGCCCATCAGCGGTTGCTACCTGTTCCGCTACATACTGGCGGGCGTGACGTACATGTCCCACGTGGGCACCGCCGACGACCCCGCCGACGACCGCAGCGTCCAGGCCAAGGCCGACTGGTTGACCCTCGTCGGCCAGCCCACTATCAGCCACGTCTTCGGCGGCACCCCCATCGACTACTTCTCGACGCCCGAGGTCGCCGGCGCCATGCTGAGCGGCAACCCGATGGACGTGTCGGTGTGCGCCTACTACACCGCCACCGACGCCTGGGCCGTGATGCTTTCAAAGGTGCCCGGCAACCGCCCGCTTCCGCCCGGCGGGCTGAGCAAGATCTGCGGCGTGAAGAAAATGACCCTCCAGCCCTGGACGACGCTTTATGCCCTCCGCAAATTCTCTGGCGAATACTCAGCCGAAAAGAAGAAGGACGCCTTCAAACTGAGCTGACACATCCACAACTAGTCCGCAAAGTGCGTCAGCCAGCCCAGCTTCAGCCGGACGCTGGTCCACGCCACGGTGATCCAGAGCATGCCAACCATCGCCGCCGCGCCCCAGTCCCAGTCCCAGTCCGGGCGAATCGTCGCCCGCACTTCAGTCGTCATCCCATCTATTTGTCATGACATTCGGGACTTTTCCGCGCGAGTTCTCGCCCATTGACGGCTTATTGGGAACTTTGGCGAAATACTCCATCGCAGATTGAAATCGGCTTGGCGTCCAGAGGTTTTCTCGTTGGCAAGTTGCCAGCCAAAGGCCACCCTCACATAGTGTGCAGGAGGAATATCGCAGACTGCGTGGAGAGTATCCCTGCCAGAGAACGTAACAATGGATTTTTAATCAACAG
Coding sequences within it:
- a CDS encoding class I SAM-dependent methyltransferase, with amino-acid sequence MDKDKYFAETAFSDTDAVARYTEGPLRFVPGFADMQRMASLLLAERVPEDGRVLIVGAGGGLELRAFAEAQPSWCFDGVDPSAEMLALAEQTMGPLASRVHLHHGIIDIAPDGPFDAATCILTMHFVEREERRRMAAEIRTRLQPGAPFVAAHLSIPQSDGERAVWLSRYAAFAVGSGVESENANKAREAVDSQLSILTPEEDEAILRESGFSNVSLFYVGFAFRGWVAYA
- a CDS encoding class I SAM-dependent methyltransferase yields the protein MADAKNSTQLGSKSAQQNNAQQEKPALHDGVHHHAFANPAELARKWNDPERDSWQRPDQIIEAMSLEPGATVADIGAGTGYMVSHLSNSVGEYGTVIAIDAEPAMVEYLSAQKSKLGPATIVPKKVSSSNPELPSASVDGVLILDTWHHVAGREAYAKKVHDGLKHGGRFVIVDYEVGADVGPPEKMRLSPEQVSKQLESAGFRVEVVKESMPRHYLVVGHKDENDEQKLNKSIPSHRQGLPSAEDVKRFFADPMARAKKWNDPERDKWQQPGEIVAALNLRPGMTVADIGAGTGYMVARLSKAVAEHGTVIAIDTAEEMVAYLNDRSADLGPAKIVAKKVGYSDPELQTASVDRVLMLDTWLHLRDQEDYATKVFAGLKRGGRFVVVDYAVDAEVGPPSVMRLSTDQVSKQLESVGFRVEVVRESMPHHYVVVSIKD
- a CDS encoding tyrosine-type recombinase/integrase, with the protein product METDPPSPSPDFLWPRSESGGCLDFHALRHTCGVWLASAGVSIKVIQSVMRHSSIP
- a CDS encoding RNA polymerase sigma factor, which gives rise to MNSTLKDRLLHDWLTKHQGLLLKIVRTFSFTPHDREDLFQEIVFQLWRSAERYNSETAAETTWIYRVGLNTAISWSRKEKTRQKQRNELSHIAPLLNSSSEPSDPRLEWLYEQIGLLNNIDRSLTLMMLDGFSYQEIADTLGVSVNNVGVKLNRIKKHLSQRASEIENEV
- a CDS encoding IS256 family transposase, with the protein product MLKVERWSPRRQYIAFCIFQFTSVTADGETTMTESSLLRELGQVSNAEVGEVFREFLRGSIVKMACEVMAAEVAELCGPKHAPSDCRTYRAGSAAGRILVEGERESVTRPRVRERQEAGGSREVELISYASANDPEQLEKAVIQALMSGVSTRQMSVVKPKSPGVSRSSVSRLWQEAGTRLIDELRSRDLSRHTWCILMLDGIRLSSDQTAVVALGIDSEGCKHVLDFALGSSENAVVSNELLARLARRGFTCSQRLLAVLDGSDVLRKAVKEHFPDSVIQRCLVHKERNIRGKLSKRHTGELARLFRRLRSVQGYTAAQEVVGELEAFLEPLNAEAFKSLHEAGEDLLALHRLEVPNTLHRSLLSTNAIENSFLNTRRRLGRVTRFRADTDQASRWLSYALLEAEKGFHRISGHKELPKLIAALAREHEATPTKPPSGPVPSPTAPATARAPSL
- a CDS encoding serine hydrolase domain-containing protein, translated to MGRFLVSATLTLLSAWIVRAEDTQNARTQPVTISERALQLLSAELARYVEQDRTVGAELLVIQADKVLLHESLGYSDRESERKWQNNTVCNIRSMTKSLTSAAAQILIDRGELQVDAPVAKYLPSFRTEATRAITVQHVLTHRSGLPLTILQSPKDFSSLSEQVAASAQAELQFEPGTKFWYSDAGADVVAALVEKVSGETMDQFVQRELIKPLGMQNTFYGIDSGHPRFQDIATLYLGGPKSWSAFWKTSDDLFYPFAWGSQTLYSTATDYTKFLSMLLNRGQIGERSVLNTSAIRRMVDPTSRLTGMGTEKPMPTGFRGLQAYYGQMLVTYRVDENSPVVAFGHSGSDGTIAWAWPKHNLIIAYFTQSRGGQTPLRMEAAIDRLLFSGADDGQVAERLKPYMGQFTANFAQFQNEEFTVSAQGEKLYLDVPSQMTFELLEPEQGNLWAFAMAPDKIQVEFVRDAEDAIVALRMHQAGHTTEVPLKTTEGSKEESTETNTKSMPRKAELPTAEAIIAKFVEVTGGRFAYEASSSMSNQGSLVIPRAGIKGSFELIYANGGKWCMQSDLGATGMEKSGSDGQVAWAQAGAAPARKLQGAELLQAQQEADLQARLHPKKYYESMKTIGIEKIQDEDCYRVELKSSSGDVTIEYFSTVTGFLVRRRSKQSLPVGKIDVIEEFADYRAAGDRIAWHTSVKHLPGGIDVIIKLEKVQFNQPIDAARFKLP